The following DNA comes from Thermomicrobiales bacterium.
TTCGTTCCCGACGATGCGCTCGATCTCTTCCGCGCCGCGGTCAAGACCGGCGCCAAGGCCGAAAAGGAATGGGACGCCGCCCTGGCCGCATATGTCTCCGATCATCCGATCCTCGGCGCCGAGTTGACGCGCGCGCTCGCCGGTGAACTGGCCGCTGGTTGGGATGCCGATCTGCCGGTCTGGAACGTGGGCGACAAGGCCGTCGCCACCCGCAAGGCCTCCGAGGCCGTCATCCAGGCATTCTTCCCCAAGGCGCCAACCTTCATCGGCGGCTCGGCTGACCTCAACCCCTCGACGAACACCGGCATGAAGGGCGGCGGCGATTTCCAGCCGCCTGTTCCGGAAGGAAGCGAGGAAATCCAGGGTGAGCTCGGCGGCCCGTGGAGCTACGCCGGCCGCAACATCCACTGGGGTATCCGCGAGCATGCCATGGGTAGCGCGGTCAACGGAATGGCCGCGCACGGCGGGGTGGTTCCCTTCAGCGCGACGTTCCTCGTCTTTTCCGATTACATGCGCGCCCCGATCCGGTTGGCCGCGCTTTCGGGATACAAGTCGATCTTCGTTTTCACGCATGACAGCATCGCGGTCGGCGAAGACGGTCCCACTCACGAACCGGTGGAACAGGTGATGTCGCTCCGGCTCATCCCGGGGTTGAACGTCATCCGCCCGGCCGACGCGAACGAAACCCGTGAAGCGTGGGTGACCGCGCTTACCAGTAACGGGCCGACCGTGCTGGCGCTCTCCCGCCAGGATCTGCCCATACTCGACCGGTCCGGCGCGCACGGCTCGCTGGCCCAGGGCGGTTATGTGCTGCGCGACACCGAAGGCACCCCCGATATCGTGTTGATCGCCACTGGATCCGAGGTGGCGCTCGCCCTTCAGGCAGCCGACCTCTTGCAGGAATACGATGTCGCCGCGCGCGTGGTCAGCCTCCCGAGCTGGGCGATGTTCGACCGGCAGACGGAGTCGTACCGGGAAAGCGTCATGGGTCCCTGGCCGACCCCGCGCCTCTCGGTCGAAGCCGGCGTCACCACCGGCTGGCAGCGCTACACCGGTCCGAACGGCGGCAGCGTTGGCATCGACACGTTTGGCGCGTCCGGCCCGGGCGGCAAGGTGCTCGAGCGCTACGGATTTACCAAAGAGCATGTGGCTGCGTCGGCCCTGCGCCTGCTCGACAAGGGCAAAGACGCCGACAAGCTCGACGCCGGTTTCGCCGGCCACAAGAGTCATGCATAGGAAGGACCGCACCGCCCAATACCGTCATCCCGACCGAAGCAGAGGGACCTCTCGTTCCCCCGCGATCCGGTCTCCGGAACTGGGCGAAGCGTCATCGAAACCAACACCAGACAGAGGAGGAACCCAATGAACGCGCGCGTCTCCCAGCTTCTCGATCAGGGCCAAAGCATCTGGCAAGACGACATCGCCCGCAGCATGCTCACCAGCGGCAGCCTGGCCGCCATGATCGAGGATGTCGGCATCCGGGGCGTCACCTCGAATCCGACCATCTTCGAAAAAGCCATCTCCTCCGGCGCCGATTACGATGCCCAGATCGCCGAACTCTCCCGCAAAGAGATCTCCGCCGCCGACATCTTCGAAGCCCTCGCCGTGGACGACATCCGCAACGCCTGCGATGTCTTCCGCGCGATCTATGACCTGAGCAACGGCGGCGACGGGTTCGTTTCCATCGAAGTCGCTCCCGATCTTGCCCGTGACGCCGAAGGCACTCGCGAGGCGACCCGCCGGCTCTGGAAGACCATCGACCGCCCGAACCTGATGGTGAAGATCCCGGGCACGGTCGAAGGCGCGCCGGTGATCCGCGAGATGCTGGCCGAAGGGATCAACATCAACGTCACCCTGCTCTTCTCGATCGAGGCATACGAGCGGGTCGCCCACGCCTACGTCGACGCCCTGGAGCAACGGGTCTCCGAGGGCAAGCCGATCGATCGCGTCGCCTCGGTCGCGTCCTTCTTCGTCAGCCGGGTCGACACCCTGGTCGACCGCTTGTTGAATGAGAAGATTGCCGAAGTGGAAGACCCGCGCGACAAGAAAGCCCTGGAAGAACTGCGGGGCAAGGCTGCCGTCGCCAACGCCAAACTCGCCTACGCCAAATTCGAGGAAATCTTCAGCGGTCCGCGCTGGGATGCGCTCAAGGCCGCCGGCGCACGCCCGCAACGTCCGCTCTGGGCCAGCACCGGCACCAAGAACCCCGACTATTCCGATGTCCTCTATGTCGAAACCCTGATCGGCCCGCACACCGTCAACACTATGCCCGGAAAAACCATCCAGGCCTTCCTCGATCACGGCGTCGTCAAGCGCACCGTCGACACCGACCTCGACCAGGCCCGGGATGTGATCCTCGACCTCGAAGCCGCCGGCATCTCCATCGACGCCGTCACGGCGCAGCTCGAAACCGAAGGCATCGAATCGTTCATCAAATCCTTCGAAACCCTGCTCGCCGGCGTGGAAGGAAAGCGAGCCTCGCTCGCGGCAGCTGCCGACTGAATCGCAATTCACTGACCGCGCAACAACCCCGATCCGAGTAACCGGATCGGGGTTTCCCATTTCTGAAGCATCTCTCTCCGCTGTCATTCTGAACGCAGTGAAGAATCTCTCCCGTCGGCCTCACCCCGCGACCCAGTCACCGGCTCCAGGTCATCTCTATTCACCGGGTAGATTCGCACCCTGCTCATCCTTACACTCTGTCGAAAGTACGGATTCTCGAACTCCCGATCTTGCACCAGATCGATCTTCCTCCCCAGCAGCTCCGACAACGCCGCTTCCAGTTCGAGATATCTGCCAAGGGTTGGTTCCGACTCCGGCAAATAGCGCACCAGGAAGTCGATATCGCTCGTCTCCAGGTCGAATGCGCCCGTCGTCGCCGATCCGAAGACATCGAGCTGTTCGACCAGGTACTCCCGGCACAGCGCGGCGATGGGCTTCAGGTTGTCCAGAATGAGATCGATCGGGCGGAACGACTTGCCAGGTTCCAACGGTGCGTTCTCATCAGGAATTCCAAACGCAGCCAACTCTGCGTCGATCGCGACCAGCAGTTCTGGGACCTCATCGGTAACGATGACCCACATCCGCCGTCGCTCGTCGTCACCGGCATCGAGCGTCAGACATTCCCGCAACCCGATGACCCGATCGATATGAGGTAGCCGATCAGCAAGCTCCGGTGCCTCACGCACCGCAGACTCCATGGCCGACGCCAGCACTCCTGCTTTCCGCTCCACGGCAAAGCGCCACATCTCTTCACCCAGGAACCCATCGAGCGTCTGGCCATCACTGTATTCGGCGAGGTCGATCGCCGCCTGTTTTCCGTCGTAGAGCCGCTTCGCTGACCGCGCGTTCATTGCAGTCCTCAAATCCGCACCCATATTTGGCACCCAATTTGCCATCAAACCTGTGCCATTCACCAGGACCGAATTCTTCGCGAGCGCAGTCATCATCCCGGGGGCTCATATGCTCACCGGCAATTTCCTTCCCTCCAGGCAGAACCGATCTCAGCCTCGGAGAGGCTTCGCGCTGAAAGCCCCTGATTTGAATCTGGGGAACGCCGCCCTTCGCCCCACTCTTTGGAGACCGCCGTGTTTTCGATCACCAGCAGGACAGAGACGTCCTGCTCTACGACCGGGAAGGATCAGGGTCGGAGACCCTTGGCTTCTCGTAGCCCTACCGTTCAGGGCCTTGTCGAAGGCCCTACCCTCCGAACGGCAATAGGCATCGATTCAGCCGACCGTCATCATCGAGGATGCCACCCACGACGCTCGTCATCGTCAACCTCTCGATCTCCGCCGACGGCTTTTCGGCCGGCCTTGATCAAACCGAAGAGTGGTCCTTCGGCGACGACCGCGGCGACGGTTTTGGCAACCAGCTCCACGACTTGATCTTCGAATCCGAGGAAGAGACGGCCGACCATATGGCCTATCTGACCTCCGTCAAGGCGTTCATCCTGGGACGCAACATGTTCGGCCCTGTACGCGGCGAATGGGACCGGGACTGGAACGGCTGGTGAGGCGAGGATCTTCCCTATCACGCCCCGGTCTTCGTTCTGACGCACTACCCTGCGATCCGCAACCGATGGTAGGTGGCGCCACCTTCTCCTTCGTCACCGAGGGAATCGAATCTGCCCGCGAACAAGCCCGTGCGGTTCCCGGCGACGGCAACATCGCCGTCATGGGTGGCGCGACTACCGTCAACCAATACCTCGCCGCCGGGCTCATCGACGAGATGCGGCTCCACATCACGCCGATCATCATGGGAGCGGGCACGCGGCTCTTCGAGGATGTCCCACCGCTGAACCTGGAGCAGATCGAATCGCGCGCCAGCAACGGGGTCACGCATGTGAGCTACCGCGTGCTACGTTGGTTTCGTTTGTCCTCGGCTCTGAATCCTACGCCCTGAGACATGCACGCGCACGACCTGGCATGGTACGGATCATCCCTGGTTAGCTTCTCGGCAGCGTCTCAGGACCCAGGACCCCGGACTCAGAACCCCGTCCCCGCGCCTGTAACTCAATGAAACCCCAGCATTTCCGCGAGTAAATCGATGAAAGCACTACAATCAATCACCGTGCGCACGGAATCCGTGCCATTTGACGCATGCTCACACCATCCATGGAGACGACCACCTTGACCAGCGGCGCGTACCGACACACGGGTGTCATCGGATTGGCAGTCATGGGCGAAAACCTCGCGCTCAATATCGAGCGCAACGGCTATCCCATTGCCGTCTACAACCGCACCTGGTCGCGTACCCAGGATTTCCTGGCGGACCGCGCCGTTGGGCTCGATGTCGTCGGGGCGGAATCGATCGCCGCGTTCGTCGAAGCCCTCGCGAAACCGCGCCGCATCATCATCATGGTGAAAGCCGGCGCGCCGGTCGATGCGGTGCTGGCCGAGCTTTCCGAATTCGTCGATCCGGACGACATCGTCATCGACGGCGGCAACTCCCTCTTCACGGACACCGAACGCCGCTCCATCGAATGGGAGGGGAAGTTCCGCTTCGTTGGCATGGGCATCTCTGGTGGAGAGGAAGGCGCGCTCTGGGGGCCCGCCCTCATGCCGGGCGGTCCGAAAGACGCCTATTCCATCCTCGAGCCGATGCTGGTCGACATCTCGGCCAAGTCAAAGGCCGGTCCCTGCGTTTCCTATATTGGTCCCGGCGGCGCCGGCCACTACGTCAAGATGGTCCACAACGGTATCGAGTACGGCGATATGCAGCTCATCGCCGAGACCTACGACATCATGCGCCGCGCGTTGGGCATGAGCGCCGCTGAGATCGGCAAGGTGTTCGAGCGCTGGAACACCGGCAAGCTCGAGTCGTTCCTGATCGAAATCACCGGCCAGGTGCTCGCCGTCACGGATGCCGTGGATGGCGTTGCCCTCGTCGACCGCATTCTCGACACCGCCGAACAGAAGGGGACCGGACGCTGGACGAGCCAGAACGCGCTCGACCTCGGCACGCCGATTCCCACCATCGACGCCGCCGTCGGCGCCCGCATGATGTCATCCCGCAAGGAGGAGCGCGTCGCCGCCAGCGCCAGGCTGACCGGTCCGGTCATCGAGCCGATCACCGGCGACGCCGCGCGCAACGAGCTGATCGATCATCTGGAAAACGCGCTCTACTTCGCCAAAATCTCGTCCTACGCTCAGGGCATGGCATTGCTGCAGGCCGCGTCGGCCACCTACGGCTGGGGGCTCCATCTCTCGGAAATTGCCCGCATCTGGATGGCCGGCTGCATCATCCGCGCCGAGCTGCTCGATCCCATCCGCGCGGCGTTCAAGGACGATCCAACGCTGGTGAATCTGCTGCTCGCCCCCCATCACGAAAGAGGTCAACGAGTGCGGTCCGTCGGCCCGCGTTGCCGTGGAAACCGCCGTGCGCAACGGCATTCCCGCACCGGCCTACACCGCTTCGCTGAACTATGTCGATACCTACCGCACCGAAAAGCTGCCCGCCAACCTGATCCAGGGGCTGCGGGACAACTTCGGCGCCCATACATACCGTCGCCTCGACAAGGCCGGTGTGTTCCATACGAACTGGACCACCGGGGCGACCGAAACGATTGGATAGCACGATGTGTGCGGCGGAGCTTCACATGAGCTCGTGTCATTCCGGGCGAAGTCGAGGAATCTCCCCGCCGCAGCGGGTGGTGATCACAGCCGACCTCCCGTGCAGCAGCCAGTGAATCGAGGAAACTATTGATTCGCACGCAACGAGGGAGCTTCGCATGAGCGAAATGTCTTCATCCGCCAAAGCTCGCGCCCTCGCGGTCGAGGCCCAGATCGATGTCGATCACGAAATCCTGGATGGCGCCCTGCACGGCGCCGAGGAGGTCATCGTCAACCCGCTGCGGGAAGGAATGTTCCAGGCGGTGACGGCCACGCCCTGCGCCATGATCATCTTTGGCGTTTCGGGCGACCTCACCTCCCGCAAGCTGATGCCGGCGCTCTACGACCTGGCGATGAACTCGCGCCTGTCAGAAGGGTTCGCCATCGTCGGCGTTTCGCGCCGGCAATGGACCGATGAGCAGTTCCGCGACGAAATGCGCGCGGCCGTCGAAAAACACTCTCAGCTGCCCGTCACCGACGACCGCTGGAACTCGTTCGCCAAAGGGCTCTTCTACGTCGGCGGCAATTTCGACGAGCAGGCGATGTACGACCGGCTGCGCGTGCGCCTCGAGGAGCTCGACCACGAACGCCGCACCGACGGCAATCGGCTCTTCTATCTGGCGACGCCCCCGAGCTTCTACATCACCATCATCCGCAGCCTCGGCTCGCACGATCTCGTGGATCGGCAGGACTTCTACAGCGCCCCGCGCACTGGATGGTCGCGAATCGTGGTCGAGAAGCCGATCGGGCACGATATCACCTCCGCCCGCGAGCTCAACCACGCCATCAGCGAAGTCGTTTCCGAAGGCCAAGTCTATCGCATCGACCACTACCTCGGAAAAGAGACCGTCCAGAACGCGCTCGCCTTCCGCTTTGCCAATGTGCTCTTCGAACCGGTCTGGAACCGCCACTACGTCGACCATATGCAAATCACCGTGGCCGAGTCGCTTGGCGTCGAAGACCGCGCGACCTACTACGAGGAAGCCGGCGCGTTGCGGGACATGGTCCAGAGCCACATGCTGCAACTGCTCGCCATCGTCGCCATGGAGCCGCCCGCGGTCTTCCGTGGCAACGCGGTGCGCGACGAAAAGGTGAAAGTGCTCCGCTCGGTTATTCCGCCCAGTGGCGAAGCCGTCAAGACCATGACCGCCCGTGGACAGTACGCCGCCGGCTACGTGGAAGGGCTGGCGGTACCCGGCTACCGGCAGGAGCAATTCGTCAGCCCCAGCTCCACGACCGAGACCTTCACCGCGCTCAAGCTGCAGATCGACAACTGGCGCTGGGCCGACGTGCCGTTCTATCTCCGCACGGGCAAACGTCTCCCCCGCCGCGTCTCCGAGATCGCGATTCAGTTCAAGAAGGTGCCGCATCTCATGTTCCAGGCGGCCGGCACGCGCGATGTGGAACCGAACCTGCTCACCATCCGCATCCAACCCGACGAAGGGATCAGCCTCCGTTTTGTGGCCAAGATTCCCGGCACCACCATGCAGCTCCGAACGGTGCGCATGGACTTCGCCTATGGCGCGGCCTTCGGCGGCGCCGGCGCCGACGCCTACGAGCGCCTGATCGTCGATGCCATGAATGGCGAC
Coding sequences within:
- the tkt gene encoding transketolase — translated: MATAIDRQLEERAINSIRFLSVDAVQKANSGHPGLPMGAANMAYVLWTEYLRHNPKNPHWANRDRFILSAGHGSALLYSLLYLTGYDLSLDDLKDFRQLGSITPGHPEYGLTPGVEVTTGPLGQGFANGVGMAIAERFLAATYNRDGHELIDHYTYAIVSDGDVMEGVAMEAASIAGHLGLGKLIYLYDQNHITLAGTANLSMTEDVAARFEASGWHTVSIDGMDTDQVRKALDEARAVTDKPSLILAKTIIGFGSPRKEGTFGVHGSPLGPDEVLAAKKNLAWPEEPAFFVPDDALDLFRAAVKTGAKAEKEWDAALAAYVSDHPILGAELTRALAGELAAGWDADLPVWNVGDKAVATRKASEAVIQAFFPKAPTFIGGSADLNPSTNTGMKGGGDFQPPVPEGSEEIQGELGGPWSYAGRNIHWGIREHAMGSAVNGMAAHGGVVPFSATFLVFSDYMRAPIRLAALSGYKSIFVFTHDSIAVGEDGPTHEPVEQVMSLRLIPGLNVIRPADANETREAWVTALTSNGPTVLALSRQDLPILDRSGAHGSLAQGGYVLRDTEGTPDIVLIATGSEVALALQAADLLQEYDVAARVVSLPSWAMFDRQTESYRESVMGPWPTPRLSVEAGVTTGWQRYTGPNGGSVGIDTFGASGPGGKVLERYGFTKEHVAASALRLLDKGKDADKLDAGFAGHKSHA
- the tal gene encoding transaldolase, which translates into the protein MNARVSQLLDQGQSIWQDDIARSMLTSGSLAAMIEDVGIRGVTSNPTIFEKAISSGADYDAQIAELSRKEISAADIFEALAVDDIRNACDVFRAIYDLSNGGDGFVSIEVAPDLARDAEGTREATRRLWKTIDRPNLMVKIPGTVEGAPVIREMLAEGININVTLLFSIEAYERVAHAYVDALEQRVSEGKPIDRVASVASFFVSRVDTLVDRLLNEKIAEVEDPRDKKALEELRGKAAVANAKLAYAKFEEIFSGPRWDALKAAGARPQRPLWASTGTKNPDYSDVLYVETLIGPHTVNTMPGKTIQAFLDHGVVKRTVDTDLDQARDVILDLEAAGISIDAVTAQLETEGIESFIKSFETLLAGVEGKRASLAAAAD
- a CDS encoding nucleotidyltransferase domain-containing protein — translated: MNARSAKRLYDGKQAAIDLAEYSDGQTLDGFLGEEMWRFAVERKAGVLASAMESAVREAPELADRLPHIDRVIGLRECLTLDAGDDERRRMWVIVTDEVPELLVAIDAELAAFGIPDENAPLEPGKSFRPIDLILDNLKPIAALCREYLVEQLDVFGSATTGAFDLETSDIDFLVRYLPESEPTLGRYLELEAALSELLGRKIDLVQDREFENPYFRQSVRMSRVRIYPVNRDDLEPVTGSRGEADGRDSSLRSE
- a CDS encoding dihydrofolate reductase family protein — its product is MPPTTLVIVNLSISADGFSAGLDQTEEWSFGDDRGDGFGNQLHDLIFESEEETADHMAYLTSVKAFILGRNMFGPVRGEWDRDWNGW
- a CDS encoding dihydrofolate reductase family protein, giving the protein MVGGATFSFVTEGIESAREQARAVPGDGNIAVMGGATTVNQYLAAGLIDEMRLHITPIIMGAGTRLFEDVPPLNLEQIESRASNGVTHVSYRVLRWFRLSSALNPTP
- the gndA gene encoding NADP-dependent phosphogluconate dehydrogenase; this encodes MTSGAYRHTGVIGLAVMGENLALNIERNGYPIAVYNRTWSRTQDFLADRAVGLDVVGAESIAAFVEALAKPRRIIIMVKAGAPVDAVLAELSEFVDPDDIVIDGGNSLFTDTERRSIEWEGKFRFVGMGISGGEEGALWGPALMPGGPKDAYSILEPMLVDISAKSKAGPCVSYIGPGGAGHYVKMVHNGIEYGDMQLIAETYDIMRRALGMSAAEIGKVFERWNTGKLESFLIEITGQVLAVTDAVDGVALVDRILDTAEQKGTGRWTSQNALDLGTPIPTIDAAVGARMMSSRKEERVAASARLTGPVIEPITGDAARNELIDHLENALYFAKISSYAQGMALLQAASATYGWGLHLSEIARIWMAGCIIRAELLDPIRAAFKDDPTLVNLLLAPHHERGQRVRSVGPRCRGNRRAQRHSRTGLHRFAELCRYLPHRKAARQPDPGAAGQLRRPYIPSPRQGRCVPYELDHRGDRNDWIARCVRRSFT
- the zwf gene encoding glucose-6-phosphate dehydrogenase, giving the protein MSEMSSSAKARALAVEAQIDVDHEILDGALHGAEEVIVNPLREGMFQAVTATPCAMIIFGVSGDLTSRKLMPALYDLAMNSRLSEGFAIVGVSRRQWTDEQFRDEMRAAVEKHSQLPVTDDRWNSFAKGLFYVGGNFDEQAMYDRLRVRLEELDHERRTDGNRLFYLATPPSFYITIIRSLGSHDLVDRQDFYSAPRTGWSRIVVEKPIGHDITSARELNHAISEVVSEGQVYRIDHYLGKETVQNALAFRFANVLFEPVWNRHYVDHMQITVAESLGVEDRATYYEEAGALRDMVQSHMLQLLAIVAMEPPAVFRGNAVRDEKVKVLRSVIPPSGEAVKTMTARGQYAAGYVEGLAVPGYRQEQFVSPSSTTETFTALKLQIDNWRWADVPFYLRTGKRLPRRVSEIAIQFKKVPHLMFQAAGTRDVEPNLLTIRIQPDEGISLRFVAKIPGTTMQLRTVRMDFAYGAAFGGAGADAYERLIVDAMNGDQTLFARRDEVETAWNLIDPIEQAWLAEELTHLPLYEAGTWGPDKADLLIERDGRTWRRP